One genomic region from Ornithinicoccus hortensis encodes:
- a CDS encoding thiopeptide-type bacteriocin biosynthesis protein: protein MTTTTPRPPDTREHPTTGGAPPATDPPWTTTCIYAHLTTPGTDALIRDCVAPLAQELVAQGRATGWFFLRYWHGGPHVRVRFRDPDPAAVDGFEAAVAAWLADHAEDRVDLDPGRFHARFSQPDPVPWHGHGQIVREPYLPEVDRYGGPRALARCEEFFELSSRIAGAVLRTGDRTKVFAVGLDLMTLAMGAASPAALDAARSARRYFSSWDFVDEASSDRDGALQQAEGLRRDWSQVWDKRVAAVTAAVQDSPGSTHGLWRRGIEDLLADLDRISAQDGLTRPPAAILWSLIHMMNNRLGISVHEERVLSWLASAMTLGWTSVADYFEDTPHALDRAYLEGSKYAVRTHAAAQWPRPPSGEAGHERPGGFPTVPLPAPAPLRHRLDEVLEDRRSSYGDYGGTLDLPVLATVLGWAAGEVESRAVQWGDTRIVPRTHPSPGGRYATSVLVNAWAVTGIDPGLYAYAAPGHSLVRLGPALTRDTVQHASPTFGSGQDRAANGPPVVLTDTVPAVLLLASDITSLRPKYGLRALRLLLQECGHLAQNLLLCATAAGCRSIPVSAFSDDELSTAVHLDGIDGFVSALLPLGPAPD, encoded by the coding sequence ATGACCACCACGACGCCCCGGCCCCCGGACACCCGGGAGCACCCCACGACGGGCGGCGCCCCACCGGCCACCGACCCGCCGTGGACGACCACCTGCATCTACGCCCACCTCACCACCCCGGGCACCGACGCGCTGATCCGCGACTGCGTGGCGCCGCTGGCCCAGGAGCTGGTCGCGCAGGGCCGGGCCACCGGTTGGTTCTTCCTGCGCTACTGGCACGGCGGGCCGCACGTCCGGGTCCGCTTCCGGGACCCCGACCCGGCGGCGGTGGACGGCTTCGAGGCCGCCGTCGCGGCCTGGTTGGCCGACCACGCCGAGGACCGGGTGGACCTGGACCCGGGCCGGTTCCACGCCCGGTTCAGCCAGCCCGACCCGGTGCCGTGGCACGGGCACGGGCAGATCGTGCGGGAGCCCTACCTGCCCGAGGTGGACCGCTACGGCGGCCCGCGGGCGCTGGCCAGGTGCGAGGAGTTCTTCGAGCTGAGCAGCCGGATCGCCGGGGCGGTGCTGCGCACCGGCGACCGGACCAAGGTCTTCGCCGTCGGCCTGGACCTGATGACGCTGGCGATGGGTGCCGCCTCGCCCGCCGCCCTCGACGCCGCACGGTCAGCCCGCCGCTACTTCTCCTCCTGGGACTTCGTGGACGAGGCCTCCTCGGACCGCGACGGCGCCCTGCAGCAGGCCGAGGGGTTGCGCCGCGACTGGTCGCAGGTGTGGGACAAGCGGGTCGCCGCCGTCACGGCCGCGGTGCAGGACTCCCCCGGCTCCACGCACGGCCTGTGGCGCCGCGGCATCGAGGACCTGCTCGCCGACCTGGACCGGATCAGCGCGCAGGACGGGCTGACCCGTCCCCCCGCCGCCATCCTCTGGTCGTTGATCCACATGATGAACAACCGGCTCGGGATCTCGGTCCACGAGGAGCGGGTGCTCAGCTGGCTCGCCTCGGCGATGACGCTGGGGTGGACCTCCGTGGCGGACTACTTCGAGGACACCCCGCACGCGCTCGACCGGGCCTACCTCGAGGGCAGCAAGTATGCGGTGCGCACCCACGCGGCCGCCCAGTGGCCGCGCCCGCCCTCGGGCGAGGCCGGGCACGAGCGGCCCGGGGGTTTCCCCACCGTCCCGCTGCCCGCACCGGCCCCGCTGCGGCACCGCCTGGACGAGGTCCTCGAGGACCGCCGCAGCTCCTACGGCGACTACGGCGGCACCCTGGACCTCCCGGTGCTGGCGACCGTGCTCGGGTGGGCGGCCGGCGAGGTGGAGAGCCGCGCCGTGCAGTGGGGCGACACCAGGATCGTGCCGCGCACCCACCCCAGCCCCGGGGGGCGCTACGCCACCTCGGTGCTGGTCAACGCCTGGGCGGTCACCGGGATCGACCCGGGGCTGTATGCCTACGCCGCCCCCGGGCACTCCCTGGTCCGGCTCGGCCCCGCGCTGACCCGGGACACCGTCCAGCACGCGTCGCCGACCTTCGGCAGCGGGCAGGACCGCGCCGCCAACGGACCACCGGTGGTGCTCACCGACACCGTCCCGGCCGTGCTGCTGCTGGCCTCCGACATCACCTCGCTCCGGCCCAAGTACGGCCTGCGGGCGCTGCGGCTGCTGCTGCAGGAGTGCGGCCACCTGGCCCAGAACCTGCTGCTGTGCGCCACGGCCGCGGGCTGCCGGTCCATCCCGGTGTCGGCCTTCTCCGACGACGAGCTGAGCACCGCCGTGCACCTGGACGGCATCGACGGCTTCGTCTCGGCGCTCCTCCCGCTCGGTCCCGCACCGGACTGA
- a CDS encoding amidohydrolase — protein MTRTPGAGPSATTTVDADGPGLPPAGVLTGWYRDLHHWPELSGLEQRTAAVLADRLGTWGWQVHRQVGGEGVVALLDAGPGPTVVLRAELDGLPVREQTDLPFRSVREQRLGEHTVPVSHACGHDVHLVAACGAAAALAASRSRWGGRVAVVLQPAEETGSGARAMLADGLRDLVGPADHLLALHTSALPTGQVTFRPGQMTSAGLDVSLTFLGEGGHAAWSTSAPTPVQRAAEWVHRVSGRLGGEGSVLTVGSMTAGSCANVVADRAELRLSLRADTAAACQDLLREVRRSVHGAAQPAGGRSEVAIRAVYEPAVNDDGTSGPVYQALRTARVPTYLLPAPSRACDDVGTLADGLGAGLAYWFVGANDAALFSAADLDLVRAGEQPRGVPGNHSPRFAPDPAVLPEAARQLLLAARGCLAAPG, from the coding sequence GTGACGAGGACCCCCGGCGCCGGTCCGTCCGCGACCACCACGGTGGACGCGGACGGGCCGGGGCTGCCCCCGGCCGGGGTCCTCACCGGGTGGTACCGGGACCTGCACCACTGGCCGGAACTGTCCGGGCTCGAACAGCGCACCGCCGCCGTGCTGGCCGACCGGCTCGGCACCTGGGGCTGGCAGGTGCACCGGCAGGTCGGCGGGGAGGGCGTGGTCGCCCTGCTGGACGCCGGGCCGGGCCCGACCGTGGTGCTGCGGGCCGAGCTCGACGGGCTCCCGGTCCGCGAGCAGACGGACCTGCCGTTCCGCTCCGTCCGCGAGCAGCGGCTCGGTGAGCACACCGTCCCGGTGTCGCACGCCTGCGGCCACGACGTCCACCTGGTCGCAGCCTGCGGCGCGGCCGCCGCCCTGGCGGCCAGCCGGTCGCGGTGGGGCGGGCGGGTCGCCGTCGTCCTGCAGCCCGCCGAGGAGACCGGGTCGGGAGCCCGCGCCATGCTCGCCGACGGGCTGCGCGACCTGGTGGGGCCCGCGGACCACCTGCTGGCACTGCATACCAGCGCGCTGCCCACCGGGCAGGTGACCTTCCGTCCGGGGCAGATGACCTCCGCCGGGCTCGACGTCTCGCTGACCTTCCTCGGCGAGGGCGGGCACGCCGCCTGGTCCACCTCCGCGCCGACGCCGGTGCAGCGGGCCGCCGAGTGGGTGCACCGGGTCAGCGGCCGGCTCGGCGGCGAGGGCTCCGTGCTGACCGTCGGGTCGATGACGGCCGGCAGCTGCGCCAACGTGGTGGCCGACCGGGCCGAGCTGCGGCTCAGCCTCCGGGCGGACACGGCCGCTGCCTGCCAGGACCTGCTGCGCGAGGTGCGGCGCTCCGTGCACGGCGCGGCCCAGCCGGCCGGGGGCCGCAGCGAGGTCGCCATCCGGGCCGTCTACGAGCCGGCCGTGAACGACGACGGGACGAGCGGTCCCGTCTACCAGGCGCTGCGCACCGCCCGGGTGCCGACCTACCTGTTGCCCGCACCCTCCCGTGCCTGCGACGACGTGGGCACCCTCGCGGACGGGTTGGGCGCCGGGCTGGCCTACTGGTTCGTCGGCGCCAACGACGCCGCCCTGTTCTCCGCGGCCGACCTGGACCTCGTCCGGGCCGGGGAGCAGCCGCGCGGGGTCCCCGGCAACCACTCACCCCGGTTCGCGCCCGACCCGGCGGTGCTGCCCGAGGCCGCCCGCCAACTGCTCCTGGCGGCCCGCGGCTGCCTGGCCGCCCCCGGCTGA
- a CDS encoding CPBP family intramembrane glutamic endopeptidase: MLTRRQLVTETVLVLGVSLGASAVWALLSIVNKLTRAEPLASQTTSMNTSVVPDRPWLDLAYQLADIALALVPVVLALHLLARERSDARAMLGFDLTRPGRDLLGGTALAAVIGIPGLAFYLLARGLGMNTTISAAGLPEVWWGIPVLVLAALQNAVLEEVVMVGYLFTRWTQTRWSTFTIIVTSAMIRGSYHLYQGFGGFLGNIAMGLLFGWIYTRTRRVMPLVVAHTLLDVVAFVGYALVSPHVDWL; the protein is encoded by the coding sequence GTGCTCACCCGACGGCAACTGGTCACCGAGACGGTCCTGGTGCTGGGCGTCAGCCTCGGCGCCTCGGCGGTCTGGGCGCTGCTCTCGATCGTCAACAAGCTGACCCGGGCCGAGCCGCTGGCCTCCCAGACCACCTCGATGAACACCTCGGTGGTGCCGGACCGGCCGTGGCTGGACCTGGCCTACCAGCTGGCCGACATCGCGCTGGCCCTGGTGCCGGTCGTGCTCGCCCTCCACCTGCTGGCCCGGGAACGGTCCGACGCGCGGGCGATGCTCGGCTTCGACCTGACCCGGCCGGGGCGGGACCTGCTCGGCGGGACGGCGCTGGCGGCGGTGATCGGCATACCCGGCCTGGCGTTCTACCTGCTGGCGCGCGGGCTCGGGATGAACACGACCATCTCGGCCGCCGGGCTGCCGGAGGTCTGGTGGGGGATCCCGGTGTTGGTCCTGGCCGCCCTGCAGAACGCGGTCCTGGAGGAGGTGGTGATGGTCGGCTACCTGTTCACCCGGTGGACCCAGACGCGGTGGTCCACGTTCACCATCATCGTGACCTCGGCGATGATCCGCGGCAGCTACCACCTGTACCAGGGGTTCGGCGGCTTCCTCGGCAACATCGCGATGGGGCTGCTCTTCGGGTGGATCTACACCCGCACCCGGCGGGTGATGCCGCTGGTCGTCGCGCACACCCTGCTCGACGTCGTGGCGTTCGTCGGGTACGCGCTGGTGTCCCCGCACGTCGACTGGTTGTAG